The following DNA comes from Papaver somniferum cultivar HN1 chromosome 4, ASM357369v1, whole genome shotgun sequence.
ATGTACCTTTTTAGTTTTAATCCACGTTGCACCACCTCAAACAGATGCTTAAACCATGTTAAAAATGCTCCAAAAACGCAAGGGCTAttcggtgattgcctagttcaaTACAAAGACCTAGAGAAACCTAGTTCTCACTTCTCAATTGTGCTTGCGTTGTGCTTTTACTTTCTATTTCGGAGtatttgtaattttttgttttctatatACAGTCCAACTCTCGGTCTGTGTCTATCATATTACAGACGAACTCTATTTGATTCGAAGATTGTGGTTTTAAGAAAAGTTTTGATGGATTCGGACTGAAGTtgcttcgtcttcttcttttccttctttcttGTTTTCGTTATTTTACATTTTCTTAAATCGAGACGATTTGGAGCTTATATAAATCAACTGACAACTTTTCTTTTTGTGGAACTAAATTGAAGTACGAAGAGGACTTatcagcggtggtggtggtggtggtggcgttaGGTGATGAAGTAATTAGTATTCGTTAATGTTTGGTCGAATAATTTATGTAAATGGTTGATTTGTGaattgaaatatatcagatgAATATATAGATTTTTATGTGGATTGTGAAGAAGCATTCGTTGCTCGGTAGCTGTATGAATTTAATTAAAATAACATTGGTCAGATTAGATTTATGCAATGCGCGGTTGTGGTGTCGCTGGTTTGAGGGCGGTGGTGGAGGAGGAAGCACGGAGGGGCTAAATTGAAGGAGGTGGAGGAGAGTGGTGGCGGAGAGACGGAGGAGGAAGTAACTGGTTTCAGAAATAGAAAGATAGATTATGCAATTGTCCCTTGTGTTTACAAAATTCACCGGAATCTCGTGATGGCGTAGGAAAAATCTTAAAAACACGGAGGGACATTTTGTTCAGAAAAAAAGAGTTAAATTCCTTACTTTTACGACCGCACCCTTCTTCCCTTTACGTTATTACGATGGCCCATGAACAAAATGGAAAACACGGAGGGGCGTTCTTGTCTGAAAAAAACGACACCAAATTTTTTTGTCACTAACACCAAACAAATCATTTTGTTTTATATTATAGATATACATACATATACTTGAGGTAAAATCCATCCAGTGAAATAAGATCCAAAAGATAATTGGACACCTCCTCTAGTGCAGAGAAAACGAAAGATCAAATCATATGTCACCTACAATATCTAGTACAACTTCGCCTTAGAGCTGTATCATTCAAACCATCCAACATGAAAAGTTACAGACATTTGCATTTGATTCGACAGTATTGATATTCTTCGTGATTTCGTTTCGTCAACAACCATCGGATGACAACTATGACCCAGGTAATCTTCAAGCAACTGAATATTCGGTCGCGTGGAGGAAATGAAAATGGTAACTGAAAGATAATATGTACTTCATATGCATCATGCCTTGATGTTATTTAAGAGAAAAGACAACTATTCAGGGTTCAAAGGAGTTTTGATAACCAACCAAAAAACAGTTTACCATTACAATTCGCACTGAGAATTACAGAAGCGATACCATAGGTTTCACAGGGTCACTTGCGTGTCTAGAAAACATAATTGagcaagagaaagaaaaaaaggtcCAATACTCCAGTGATTATAAGCCATGATAAGGGGAACATATGTACAAGATAGATAACATATTCAGCATAAAACCATAGACATACAAAATTCAAATCCTCAAATATAATCATGGAGACAACCTTTAAACACCCTCTATATTAAGTACTAGTTAAAGAAACACCAGTTCATAGATGGCCTATCTGACTCCATGCAAATGTAATAACTGATAAGACAAAAACACCCAATGGTTTACATATTCCaaccaagaaaaaataaaaataaacatggtcTACATCTACCAGTGCACAGAGAGAAATAACTGACAGAATAGAAAGAGCTATACTAGAAACCAATTAAAATATAAATAACAAGAAGATTTCCGGTGATACCTGAGACGCGTGCATCTTAAAAATTAAGCTGAAGTGAAGAAGGGCTGCTTCCTGGTGGATTAGAAGGACCACAAATCATTCCAACATTTGTTAACATTAGGTTCTCCAATTCACCTTCGGGCACAACACACTCCATTTTCTTCTCCTTCAGATCCATAGACAAACCATGACACTTACATTTACAATCTTCTAACTGTTTCTCCACTTCCACAAACTTAGTATTCAATACTTCATTCTCATCCTCGGCTCTTGTTTTCTCACATTCCACATCCTTAGTCTCCCCATCGACTCGAACACACTTGTCCCTTTGTGCACTTTCCAACTCTTCCATGTAAGCAGTTCTCTCTTGTTCCCAATTCTTTTCCTCCTCCTCTAGACTGTTAACCCGCTCTTTCAACCGACTGCACGTCGTACTCCTCAAGTACTTTCTGAGCATTCATCCTAACCAAATCTTGGTCATTCAACTTTCCCATAATCACATCACACTCAATTTTCTTCTATTCAAACTCCACATGTAACTCATTGTACATATTTTTATACCCCTTGAGATCGTTATTTTCCGCAACTAAGGTTTCAAACCTTTTCTCAGTTTCAATAAACTCCATTCTCCTCTTTAAACTCCACATACAACTCATTGTACATATTTTTGTACTTCATCATCTCATTCTGTACAGAATTGTTCCCCAAAGTTAATCTTTCAAACTCCATTTTCTTCTCTTCAAACTCCAAGTACAAGTCAACATATTTGGAAGTTATCAGGAAATACATATAATATTATGTACATATCCTGTTGACATCATTAGGAAATTCATATATACTAAGTTAGGCAAGATATCATCTAAATGAAGTAGGATATTGTTTGTTTGCTTTTATGTGTGCTGGATACAACATCTATATATTATTTTGTACATGTAAAGGTTAAGGCAAGATTGAGTAAATTGATTCTCTTCTTCTCAACTGTTTTATGGCATCCGAGCCAAAAGCGAATTAATCAAATCTTTCAAacgaagtttttctttcttttgtctgTGACGAAGCTTTGCATCATGACCGGGAAAGACTGGACATCTAATGAGAAAGACTCTAATAGGGAAGACTCTACATCTAATGAGAAAGACTCTAATAGGAAAGACTCGACATCTAATGGTGAAAGAAAAAttgattcatcttcaccataCTACCTGCATCCTTCGGATCACACGGGTATGGTTATTTCCCCGGTGAAACTCAATGGTGATAACTATGATGAATGGTTTTGATCAATGAGTAATGCGTTTCGAGCCAGACGAAAATATTCCTTTTTGGATGGAAAAATTACCCAACCTAAGGAAGATGATCCTGATATTGAAGATTGGTGGAGTGTTAATTCAATGCTTGTTGGATGGATTGCTACATCCATTGAGCCGAATCTGCGATCAACTATTACTTACTATGAGACTGCCAAGGAGCTTTGGGATGATTTGAAGAACCGATTTCCGATTGGGAATGgaccaaggatgtttcaattgcGTTCAGATTTAGCCAATTGCAGGCAAGATGGACAGGCGATTGCTGCTTATTTTGGACGACTGAAAGTTCTATGGGAAGAACTCAGTAACCACGTTAAACCTCCCATGTGCAGCTGtaataagtgtacatgtttactTGCTTCTCAGTGGGATAAACAACGAGAAGAAGAACGTGTTCATCAGTTCTTGATGGGTCTTGACGATACGATATATGGGACGGTCCGCTCTCATATAATTGCTCAAGATCCTCTCCCATCACTAAGTCGTGTATATGCATTGGTTGTGCAGGAGGAAAGACACCAAACTATTTCCAGGACAAGAGATGTACGTGTGGAAGCTGTGGGATTTGCAGTACAAGCCCCAAAGGTGACAAAGGGACCTGCTGCTAGGATGACTACAATGTCTGCAGACAAACCAACTTGTAAGCATTGCGGAAAATCTGGTcatgaaacaataaattgtttcaaacTCGTTGGGTATCCAGATTGGTGGCTAGAAAAACATGGGAAAGAAATTGGAGGGCGTGTATAACAAGGATCAAACAATAGTCAAGGAAAGCCAAGGTTTGCTGTTGCTAATGCCATTATATCACCTACAGGTGGAGGTGAAAACTTTGGTGGTGTCTCTATTTCAGCACAAGATCGGACAACAGTAATGAATACTCTCACAGACTCTCAATTGACCGCCATCGCAAACATCCTTAACTCATCGAACAAGGAGAGTTCAAAAGAGAAACTTTTCGGTAAGTGGATACTTGACACAGGCGCATCGAGACATATGACGGGATGTAAGGATTTATTACTTCAGTTGCAGCGGATAGGCTTGTCGCATATTAGACTTCCAAACGGCACTTACTTGCACGCTCAGTGCGAGGGAACTGTTGTGATTGGGCCTGATTTGAAACTAAATCATGTTTTATTTGTGCCTACCCTTAGTTGCAATTTAGTTTCCTTGGCATGTTTGATTAACGACATGAAATGCACGGTCACATTGACTGGTAAGCTATGTTTGATACAGGATCGCACTACGAGAACCTTGATTGGAGTGGGTGAGCAAGAGGACGGGGTCTATATTTTTAGGAGTGCGACACCAGGTACGGAAAATCGAGTAACTACAAGAAATACTTATTATTTATGGCATAGGCGTTTAGGTCATGCGTCGAATAAAATTGTTTCCCTACTTCCTAGTGTTATTAAAAGCGATTGTGAAAATTCTCGTGGTGAACCATGTGATGTTTGTTTCAAGGCAAAACAAACTCGTGATGTTTTTCCAATCAGTATGAATAAAGCTAATGATTTATTTGGTTTAGTTCATTGCGATGTGTGGGGTGCTTATCGTACTTCTTCTTCTTGTGGTGCACATTATTTTCTTTCCATAGTTGATGATCATTCTCGAGGTGTTTGGGTTTATTTAATGACACATAAATCTGAAGTGACCCAAATCTTCAAAAACTTTTGTGTTATGTCTAAGACTCAATTTAATAAGCTGGTTAAAGTGGTACGAAGTGATAATGGTACGGAATTTCGACCATTAGTTCCTTACTTTGCTGAACACGGAATCGAATTTCAGACCTCATGTGTcgatacacctcaacaaaatggacgTGTTGAACTCAAACATCGTCATCTACTTAATGTCGGGAGAGCTCTACGGTTCCAAGGTAATTTACCATTAAAATTTTGGGTGAATGCATTTTGACTGCTGCATATATTATCAATCGTACACCGACTCCGCTGCTTAATGGAAAAACTCCGTACGAATTGTTATACGGGAAGCCTCCTTCATACACTCATTTGCGAATTTTTGGATGTTTGTGTTATGCCCGTTTAGTGTCTCGAGACAAGAATAAATTTAATCCTAGAAGTCGTCGATGCATTTTTGTTGGATATCGTCATGGAAGGAAAGGTTGGCGAGTTTTTGATTTGGAAAACCATGAATTCTTTGTATCACGGGATGTGGTATTTTTTGAAGATAAAATTCCTTATCATGAAACGACATTGGATAGTCCACCAAATGACGTTGATCAACCTTATATATCATCACTTATTGAGGACTGTCAAGATATGGAAATTGAGTGCACTATGCAAACGTCAGCTACTTCCTCCACTACTGGGCATGAGTGTCCTCCATCCAATGGTACGGATGCAAGTAAAACGTCGTCTACTGAAATAAATTTGCTACAGGACAGGGGGAGCATTAATTGTACGGATCATTCTTCTCTCACTGTTGACGTGGAGAACGAAAATCATGAGACTTCTGTTCGTCGGAGTGACAGATCCAGAATTCCTAACACTCGTCTACGTGATTACGTCTGCAACACAACTCGAGTTATAGACCCCGCGTCAACCTCCTCTCTCCAAACAACGTCTTCAGGTACGCCTTATCCAATAGCTAATTATGTATGTTGTGCTAATTTTTCGGCGAATCATGCACATTTTCTGGCAGCCATTACTGCTTGCATTGAGCCTACTAGGTATGCTGAGGCAGTGTGATACCCACGTTGGATCGAGGAAATGATCAAAGAGATTTATGCGCTTATTAAGAATGGTACATGGGACATTGTTGATCTTCCTCCCGGTAAAAAGGCGATTGGTTGTGAATGGGTATATAAGATCAAGTATAACTCAGATGGTACTATTAAGAGATTCAAAGCTCGTTTAGTGATTCTTGGTAATAATCAAGTGGAAGGAGTTGATTATCACGAGACATTTGCGCCAGTTGCTAAAATGGTTTCTGTTCGGACATTTTTAGCGGTTGCGGTTGTTCGTGATTGGgagttacatcaaatggatgtaaataatggttttcttcatggtgatcttGACGAGGAAGTGTATATGCAACTTCCACCTGGGTTTTCTACTGCTTCTCCCGGTAAAGTATGTCGTCTCCGTAAATCTTTATATGATCTTCGTCAGGCTCCTCGCAATTGGTTTGCTAAACTTGCTGGTGCTCTGAAATCTTTTGGGTTTGTCCAATCATATGCCGATTACTCACTTTTCACATTGAAGCAACATGATAGTGAGCTTCATGTTttagtttatgttgatgatttgattatttCTGAGAAAAATTCCGCTGCTATTGCTTCTTTTAAAGCCTATTTGAGTCGATGTTTTCATATGAAGGATTTGGGCATCCTCAAGTATTTTCTTGGAATTGAGATTTCTCGGGGACGTGATGGCTTGTTCTTGTCACAGAGAAAATATACATTAGATATACTATCTGAAACGGGACTTCTTGGAGCGAAGCCAGCTAACTCTCCCATAGATGAGAATCATCGTCTAGCTCTTGACGATGGGCCTATGTATTCGAATCCGTCTCAATATCGCATACTTATTGGGCGCTTGATATACTTGACTATTACTCGTCCTGAACTTTGTTATTCAGTTCACGTTTTACCCAATTTATGCAATCTCCTCGTATACCTCATTGTGATGCTGCGGTTCGGGTTCTTCGATATCTCAAAGGTCATCCTGGTCAAGGTATTTTTCTGCGTAGGGATAGTGCTCTACAACTTAATGCGTATTGCGATTCTGATTGGGCTTCATGTCCTATTAGTCGTCGTTCTCTTACgggttattttatattttttggaGGCTCTCCTATATCATAGAAGACTAAGAAGCAACACACCGTATCACGATCTTCTGCCGAAGCAGAATATCGTTCCATGGCTTTCACCTGTAGTGAGTTGACATGGCTAAAGACTTTATTAAAGTCTCTTGGTGTTTTCCACTCGCAACCGATGCGTCTTCATTATGACAGTCAAGCTGCACTTCATATTGCTGCCAATCCGGTTTTTCATGAGCGCACCAAGCATATCGAGATTGATTGTCACTATATACGTGATCATATTCAAGCAGGTGCTATAGTTACTTCTCATGTTCGTACAACGGAACAACTGGCTGATATTTTCACTAAGGCACTTGGACGTCCTCAGTTCGAATTTCTTCTTCGCAAGTTGGGTGTTCGAGATCCTCATCCTCCAACTTGAGAGGGAGTATTAGGAAATACATATAATATTATGTCCATATCCTGTTGACATCATTAGGAAATTCATATATACTAAGTTAGGCAAGATATCATCTAAATGAAGTAGGATATTGTTTGTTTGCTTTTATGTGTGCTGGATACAACATCTATATATTATTCTGTACATGTAAAGGTTAAGGCAAGATTGAGTAAATTGATTCTCTTCTTCTCAACTGTTTTAGAAGTACTATCCTCAAGCTCTTTCTCCTACTCAAATTTTTGATATACCCTGTAAACATAATTTTCCAGTGTATACTTTCATCATTGGCTTTGTTCACCTCACTTTCCCAAACAGTAATAGTTCTATCCATCAGTAATTACTAAGATTTTAtaccaaaaaagaagaagaagtaattACTAAGATTATTACTAATTACATTAACTGAGTCACAATAATGGTGAAAGAAACTACCCTAATGATAACTTAGTAAAATCAAGTGAATAAAAGGAGAGATTAACGCCAACCTTAAATACGATTTCCTGGATCAAGAATCATGCCTAAGAGAACATCCAGAAGTTTTTGTAAGAAAAGATTTCACTTTGCAAATGAGAGAGTGAAGGTAGTAGAGTCTCAGAGTATCCAAAAGAGAACTACTGTACATGGTAGCTTACGTTTTTAcccttttgtttgtttgtttcgcCTTAAATGGTGTTACGTAAAAAAGTGCAGTTTTTATTTGGCTGGCTCAGCGTGGTGTAGCTGTCTGCTAGTGACATAACCAAGCCTCTCCCTGAGTACATATTAGTGTATATGCCTAGAGACTGCTTTGGTAGCAATGAACCATTAATTGGGGAGCCAACCTTAACCAATCAAGGTATATACTTCACGCTATTTTTGCAAAGAATCACATGCATTTTGCCCTAACAAATTCTTTCTGACCGACTCTACAAACACCCGGatcatttattttcatttttgttttcttgtgtggGTGTTTCGAAATGTATCTAAATTCGATTTAGAGTCCCTGACCAATTAGACTGTTAGATGAGTCACAATGGCACTAGCAATCAAGAAACCCCATATCTCTCTCGGGACACCATTGAGGAGGGTTCTTTTTTAACCTGAACTACACCTAACAACAAATGATATCATTTCACTGGGGGAAGAGATGTGAGCCCCGCTTTTAGGGATGCGGCACAAAGTGAAGACAACTCTGAAGCAATACTGTGGGAAGCTTATACACAGATTTGTTAAATTTGAAACTTCTAAAATAGCATATCCCTacaacaaaatattgatcaaacttgTGGTTCAAGGTCTATTCATCCATTGAAAGCTAACTTGGAATGCAGCCTTTAGACCAGCCATCGCTGTATTTTGCAACAATGTTAGTGACAATCTTTGATGGCAACATTTATCCAAATGGTGTGGTAGGATAAATCACATCACCAGAATTTGATCGTAGATCCAAAAATACCCTAGTTCAGATAGGTATAACTATGGAATTATCTTATTAATggaaaagatgaaaacaaactatGGAGTGATCCTTTGAGGGTCACGAGGGAAAAGCGAGGTTTTACGGATGTTGTTTAAAGCACAGAAAAGCATCACCACTCGCTCCAATCCAACTCCAAATCCACCATGCGGGGGTGCTCCGTACCTATAATAAACCAAGATTAGAGTGCTTCTACACACACATAGGTAGTTTATATAGAAAAAACTAAAGCCGTCTAGAAATGCCTCTTCCAGATGAGCCAGATTCGttgaaaggaagaaaaaaaaaagcgaaaaaaAATCTCTGCAAAAGCAAGTTCTTCAACAATGCTAGAAGTCTAGAGAAAATCTGACGGAAGTGGTCTTCACAAATATTCGACAACGAAAATATAATAGTAACGCAGGTAAACAAGTTGGAATGGAGCATGAACAATTCAGCATCTCTTCAAATTCtcattcttcttcgtttttcttgGGCCAGCTTATAACAAACTTCCTAATACATAATTTTAATGTTCAAGGCAATCTCCTTCTACTATACACTAAGAATATATACCCCCATAATAAACCCAATAACTAACTCATCGTCAATTCAGAAACTTAAGGATTGGTAGATATAGAAAACCGACAATGGTAAGGTTAAGAAACATACCGGAATGCATCAATATACGTTTCAATAGACTTCAGATCAATTCCCAGACCCTCTGCTCTAGTACTCAAGAGCTCAGGTACGTGCACACGTTGAGCTCCTGAAATGATCTCCTCACCTTcaggaagaaatggaaaaatcAAATTAAGAAGACTGATAATGAAGCAAGAGATACAAAATTCTTTATTCTACCAAGGGAAGATACAAAGATCTCTGTTCAAGGAGCATTATCAATTCAGTTATAGAAAACCAAGATGAGGATGACATGTTACAGCTCAGTACCCTCAGGTAAGCTGTCAGGCTTCCTTTCGGTATAAATAGTTGCAACATTATCGAGCAGATCTTACAGGACCGGAAACCATAAGTAGGGAAAGAACTCAAATTGGAAAATAAGTACATCTAATGCATAACAGCATGGGAGAAGCTAAAAAAATAAATGAAGCCGCATGCCGTAATACATAGGGGGTTTAAAACAGTGAAGCAGCAGAACAGAAATCAAATACTAATACCAATTGCTTTATGCAAGAAATATATTCAAGTTACCTCGAATAAAGACATCAAATGAATTGCTGTATGCAGGGTTGTCATAAGCTGGCATGGTGTAAAACGGTCTAACAGCCAATGGATACCGGTGAAGTAAATAGAACTCAGTGTCATACCTGTcagatgcaaaatttcagttaGCCATAAAAGCACGACTTCAGAAGTATTTCAAATGAGAGCTACAAATATGTATATCTGAATATTCAGATCACCAGGcaaaacacaaaactaaataCTTACTTCTCAAGTACAAGCTTCCCTAACTTCCTCTCCACTTCTGTATTTAGATCACCAAGAGGGTCAACTTCAACACCAGCTTCCTGCGCAGAGGTTGTTAATGAACTTTCCGGCGTAACAAGGAAACAGAAAACCAGCATTTCATGCTTGGCCATGGTATTAGTGTCGGTTTCATGATAATTCAATAAGATAAACGAAACTCATTATGTTTAAACCAAATAACTGACGTCAGATTCACTTGAATTATTACTTTATTACTTTTGTTTTACTATATCAGCAAACATATCCATGTAATATACTTCCCAAGGAAAAAACAGAAGTCCTTCCATAATTAGACAAACTCTTAGATTTTCATTCATGTTGTAAATTAACACTCACCCTCAAAAGCCAAATCCTACACTATTATCCTCACAATTTTGTGGGAATGAAAACTCAGAATTAGAATGTGATGTACTGTCTGAAACATCTTTTGTATTGTACAGAGTGTATTCCTACCTATCTCATCATATTTCTTCATTGGTCCATCACTTCAATAATAACGAGAAAAAGTATAAAGAGTGAATTCATACCTTCAACATTTGAACCCCTTCCTCGAAAGTAAGTCTCAAAGTCTTCCTTAGGTACTGCCATGACAAGTAGATACTCAGAATTACAATATACAAGGTAAAAAATAACTAGAAAAACTGTGAAGGAGCAAAAACACATGATAAGACAGGATACAAGACTTGAGATGTCCGCATGCTACAGTATTGCCTTCACGTTTAGTCTACTCAACTTCAAGCACATATCTTCTTCAGAAGTATTTATACTGGGAGGGGCTAGACTTATATTTTACAGGCTTAGAATGAAAAGGATTAAAAACATGCAACACTGTCTGCATCAAAGCCAATGTTTTGGACTTTTAAAGCCCCAAAAGCATGTACCCCAAGAAAACACCAACATGTGCAAGCATCAAGGCAGCAAAAAGTGAAGCGCAAAAAGGCGCACATCAAGGAGAAAAAAAAGTTGAGCACAAAAAAGAGTGCATCAAGGAGCGCCTCAAAACAGTTTTCAAACATTGACATTTGACACTATATGCAGAATTTTACATAAGCCCACTTATATTCTGTGTAGAAAAACTCGTTAAGCGGTCGCCAGGCGGAGTGGGGTCTAGCACCTGTAGGGACTAGTAAGGGAGTACGCGGGAAAATAAAGATATAAGTACATATGTGATATTAGCAAGAGATAGAGAGCTAATTAAAATAGCAGTTGCTTaatgataaaaaaacaaaaaagaatgtaAGAAGAGAAAACCAAATAGGAGGGTGGCTGCACGTTTTTGTTTTTCTCACTCTTTTGTAACTTTTCCTAATAAAAACTGAATATTTTCAACCGGATAATAACCGATCGCCCAAAAATCAGCACCAAATTACCCAAACCCATTAGGCGCAAAAGGCCCAAAAAAATTGGCCAAAGGCCAGCCGCCTAAACGGCGTCTTTTAGCTACACAGCTTGTCCTGACATATAAAAAAGTTTTCAGTTCAAATTAGGCCTATACAAATTCTAGATTGCTTATTCAAAGAATCTTTTACCTTTAGAGGTTCAAAGGGATACTGCTTCCCAATGGCCTCAAGTTCTTTCTGGCAGTTCTCATTCAAACTGTCGAACATTGCAACAAATAGGTGGTCTACGACGTCCATCACCTGCATTAACAAGATTACTAAATTAAATATCTAAAGCAGGCGATAGTGGATTCTCAAAAGAGGTTCCCATACCTCAGAATAATGCTCCTTAATCTCCATTTCCGCATCAAGACCAGTAAACTCACACAAATGTCTGTGTGTGAAGGAATCTTCTGCCCTGAAAACAGGGCCAATCTCAAAGACACGCCCAAGATCACCACAAATTGCCATCTGCTTGTGAAGTTGTGGTGACTGAGCTAGGCATGCAGGGCGGCCTTTATAGTCAAGTCTGAAGACAGATGCACCACCTTCACTTGAGCCTGCTATCAATTTTGGTGTATGGATTCCAACAAATCCTTCGGATAACAAGAATTGCCTAAATATCTGCAGAAGTAtgaatatgttcacaaacaattagACTTCGCTTAACAATAAGCGGAACAAAACACCGCACAAGCTGACCTTATTTGTGAAAGAGCAGACAGCAAATTAATGATCGCTAGGCAAGTGTGACGGGTTGGAGAGTGAGAATACACTAGCAGTATTTACCAAATCAGCTCCCCTTAACTCTTCCATATAAGGGACAACTGTTTCTATACACAACTATATGGTCATTTTGCCACACAGTTGGAACTTCCTACACATCCACAAAAAGCAACAGTACTTCATTTTAGGGGCTTGGGCAGTGAGAGAAGGCGTGCCAAAACGTCCCCAAGCCATGACTTTGAAGTTTAAAGGTGTGTGATCTATCCTGCAATGCTTGAGCTAATGTACGTGGATGCTTTCGAAGAAATCAATGCACTTTCAAATGAAGATACAATTTAGGGGTTCCATTTCTTCATACTTCATTCTTATGTTTCAAAATGTAATATTGCCTTGTAGACTAATGAGAAACTAAATATTATAACTAACAGGATAACATAAGGCCTTCTAGAACTGAGGTATTTAACAGTTCAATGTAATTCACACGGTGGATGTGTACTTACATTTTCAACTTGACACTGAATGCGAAAAATCCCTTGGTTAGCAGGTGTGcgcaaatctaaaaccctaaagtttAAACGGGTATCCTGGTTAACGCGAACAAGCTGTTCTCCACCCTGCAACATTCAAAAGAGAAACAGCTTTAATAGGTTTATAATCAGAATAACATTACATTGTAATAAACTCTGCAACCAATCACCACATCTTTGAACAAAAAAACAGGAAAGCAGAGAGCCTATGTTTCTATCCTACTTGTTTCTTATCATAGGTTCTCCAAGAAAGGTATAAATGTGAAAGCATACCTGCAGAGCTTTCTCAATGTCGACTTCACTACGTGCAGCATCATCAATATTGATTGGAAGCGTAGGTAAAGCTTTACTAATGccatagatttttctgacttgTAGTTCAACCTGCAGCAAAGAAGATCAGTTCTCCCAAATTCCTGCAAAATCAAACAGCACTTATCAAATCTTACTAAGATCAATGACAATACCTGCTGGGTTGCCCCCTTGATCGGAGCATCAGGAACTGATACAATCCCTTCGATGTCCACATGAGATTCTTTGCTCAAACTAGTTGCAAACTTCACCATTTGACGACTAACGAGATTATCCGCCACAGTAAGAACACACTGAAGAGTGAAGCCCTTCTCTCTCAAAACTAGGAATCCAATATTTTTACCAACAGGACGGGTTGTTTGAATTCGTCCACGGACGAGAACTGTTTTATCCTTCAAACTTTCATTTACCAATCCAACTTCAGTCCATTTTCGACCACTAACAGCTTTTGATTGCAAATCTGGAAGTGCAACTTCCCCATAATTTTCAGATAA
Coding sequences within:
- the LOC113275968 gene encoding aspartate--tRNA ligase 2, cytoplasmic-like, which encodes MSQPENTSNLAEEEGGTTLSKKAAKKEAIRQEKLKRQQEAAAASAALAAASIEADPLSENYGEVALPDLQSKAVSGRKWTEVGLVNESLKDKTVLVRGRIQTTRPVGKNIGFLVLREKGFTLQCVLTVADNLVSRQMVKFATSLSKESHVDIEGIVSVPDAPIKGATQQVELQVRKIYGISKALPTLPINIDDAARSEVDIEKALQGGEQLVRVNQDTRLNFRVLDLRTPANQGIFRIQCQVENIFRQFLLSEGFVGIHTPKLIAGSSEGGASVFRLDYKGRPACLAQSPQLHKQMAICGDLGRVFEIGPVFRAEDSFTHRHLCEFTGLDAEMEIKEHYSEVMDVVDHLFVAMFDSLNENCQKELEAIGKQYPFEPLKYLRKTLRLTFEEGVQMLKEAGVEVDPLGDLNTEVERKLGKLVLEKYDTEFYLLHRYPLAVRPFYTMPAYDNPAYSNSFDVFIRGEEIISGAQRVHVPELLSTRAEGLGIDLKSIETYIDAFRYGAPPHGGFGVGLERVVMLFCALNNIRKTSLFPRDPQRITP